Within the Catalinimonas niigatensis genome, the region TTCAGCAGTCTGAATGGCTGCCAATGGATATGAAATAGCATTATTTTGATACACCACTTCAGCATCTCCACCGTCCGGATTGATTTGTAGGATGTAGGTACCAAGCTGAAATTCATCCATGCAAACAAGATATAGATTATTATTCTGCTGGTACAGTGCTGGCAAGGGGTTAACAAAAGGCTCAGGCAATTCTATTTCCCATTCAAAATCACCCTCATGATTAGCTTTCATCAAGTACACATTCCATGCTTCAGTGGCAGCCAGCACCAGATAGGAACTATCACTGAACATAGCTACATCTAAAGGGTCATAAACTTCGGTGAAACTACTGCTGTTATAAATTTTCGTAAAGCTTATCCCAGGCTCAATTTCATTTTCACGAATATCACAGGCACTGCTCAGGTAGAGCAGACTCATGGCTATACAAAGTTTTGTACTAATGCTTCTAAATGTCATCTCATTAGAGGATTACAGGTTTAAAATCTTTAGTCAGAAACTTAAGAGGGAAGTAACAACCCAACGAAAATTCTATGTTTCTGATACTGAGGTCATCCAGTACATTTCCAAAACCATAAATATTCCGGCTACCGCTGAACCTTTCTTTTGCGCTGACAATATTGTGCAAACCGTAGCGATATTGACCATCAATATAAAAGATGATGGTACCCAGATTATAGCTTGCTCCGGCACCACCCAATATGCCTGTATGTGATTTGATATATAAATGACTGATATCAGTTGACTGAGAAGCTTCTTTAAAGTTTACCTGCCCACCGGATGCCTGATCTATGCCTTCTGTTGTCACAATTTTTTGTGCATCCAGCAAGCGATCGTAATACCCTCCTGCTTGTAGATATGGTCTGAATCGCTTTCCGGCGGGGCTAAAGCGTATCAGTAGCGGTAAAGATACATAGTGTAAATTCTGCTTATGCTGATACATCAGTTCCAGATAGTTGTTGCTATTCTCTCCATCCTGCCAGCTAAACTGACTTTGATACTGGTAATTAATTGTTTTGTAAGAAGGAGAAAACGCAATTGTCAGATATTTGCTAAAAGAGAAAGCGGCAGAAAGCCCCATCTGACTTCCCAAGTTGGTCGTTATGCCTTCATACTGTTTGCTATCACTTAGTATATCAGCTTCCGGAGCTATCAGTACAAAGTCTGAGTAGCTATGGGAAATTTTAGGGGTACTAAAATTAACACCTGACCATATACCGATAAAACCCTGGGTGGAACTGAAAATACTTTTGTGATTACCGTATTTTCCACCTTGTGCGAAGCTGACGCCTAGATTAAAGGCCAGAGTCACAAAAAAAAGTAGTAGAATATGTTTCAAAGCTTTTTTGTTGACAAAATAAAGCTTTGACCAGCAAAATAGGGTTGGAATTCAACAGTTTACTTGAGCATGTAAGCCTTGGGTATGAATTGGCAAATAAGCTTATAGAAAGGGTTTATGGGGAAATTATTATCGTGCTTTCTAATATTACTCTTATAATTAAATTAGAAAAACCCAGTTTTACTTAGCGTATCACTCAAATATTGCTCAAAATAGCACTATTTTTTCATTCTTGCCAAGTCGGCCTCTGCTGCAATGTAGCCAAAAGCTGCCCAATGCCTCCCTTCCACGATATCTTCTAAAATCTGCTTTCCAAGTTGCTGCTCACCATTATAAAGATAAAAATTACTCACGCCGTAGCCTTGGGTAGCCAGTGCCAAATCACGGTCAGCTAAAGGAACTTCAGAATCAATATTCAGTAAAGAGTCGGGAGCTACCAGACCTTTATACATAAGTAAACGTTCAAAGTATCCCTCATTTTCTTTGATATCCATGTCTTCACGTATCATAGCCAGTGTTGCCTCTGCTACCTCATCTTCTCCCAAACGGCGGTAAGACATATAAAGCCAATCTGCAGTAGCAGCTATCTCATCGTCAGTCTGTGCGTACTCCATACACTGCTCATAAGCTTCTGCTGCTTTACCATATGTTCCTTGCAGATAATAGGCCAGCCCAAGATGATAATAAATGTTAAATTGTAAGGTAGTAGGCCTATCGTCTTCTGGTAAAGGAATGGGAATGCCATTGGCCTCTTCGGTGAGCGGTATAGATTTGGCTAATAAAGCACTTTTTTCAAGGTCAGTTACTGCCTTATCAAACTGTCTGGTAGAGATATAACGATGCCCTCGGTGCCTGTACAGTTCCGGTGAATTAGGAAACAAGCTAATTCCCTTGGTATAAGTTTCTATAGCCTCACGATATTTTCCCAGATAAGCCAAACGACGCCCTAACCAGATGATATTTTCCAGGTTTTGGGGAGCATTTTTGTAGTTATTAAGCGCAATGTTTAAAGCAGAATCATACTGGGCTTGCCGTTCTTTGGGTAATTCCAAAGTATAGAGCGTGTCTCCAAGTAGAGAGATGGCTTCATAAGGCTTGGTGACTATACTATCCTTTTCGGAAGTGCGATCTTTCATTTGTTCATCTGTACCTGATGAACCACAAGCACATAAAAAAAAAGCAAATAGTACGAATGGTGTAAATTTTATCATAGCAACGCTTAATGTCTGTAAAACTAGAAAATACTGTACCATAAATATGTAAATGTGAGATTTAATTTATTTATTCACCTGTGAGGAATATTATGAATGCTCAAAATTTCATATCGGGAGTTCAATCTCTCTAATCATTAGTCAAATGATCAATAAAGACCATCTACTTAAACTCCTTCAGCAATTAGACGAAACGTTAATGAAGGTAGATGATAAGAAAGACGAAAACGATCTGGAAGGCTCTTTGGAAATAATAAAAGGCTCTTACAGAAAGTTGTTAGGGATTACTCCTGAACAAAAGAGTGAAGGCTTTCTGGATAGTATATTGAGTAAAGAAGCACTTGCATTTAGTGAGTTGAATATTTTAGCAGAATTGCTCAACGAAGAGGGAGATATATATTTTGAGTTAGGTGAGTACAAGAAATCGTTGATCAAATACTATCAGACAAGAGATATTTTTGAGTATCTCAACAGATAGGAAAGACTGTATTCCTTTGAAAGAGAGGCTAAATTAAGCATGATACTTGAGCGTATAAAATATATGGAAGAATAAGTTTATAAGGCTATCTGTATCAAACCGAAGGCTCATCTTTAAATCAATTATACTGTTTAACCCTTCTTAAATACGATAATTAATTCTTTACAAAAACAGTCTTTTTGGTACTCCCTGAGAACAGTACCAGTAAATTTTATATTTTCGGCTCATACTTTTTAATACAAGATTAGCATGTCCAAAGATCATTTACACAATCCAGAGAGGGAGAGGGTTCTTTCTACCTCAGATAATAAAACCTGGAAAAGATTTGGGCCCTACCTTTCTGAACGCCAGTGGGGAACTGTAAGGGAAGATTATAGCGATCATGGTTTTGCCTGGGGGGCATTTACCCATGATATGGCCAGAAGTAAAGCCTACCGTTGGGGTGAGGATGGTATTGGAGGGTTATCTGATAACAAACAGCAGTATTGCTTTTCCATTGCCATGTGGAATGGCAAAGACCCTATTCTTAAAGAACGTTTATTTGGTACAGCAAACCATGAGGGTAACCACGGTGAGGATGTAAAAGAGTACTATTATTATCTGGACTCTACGCCTACCCATTCTTATATGAAGATGCTCTATAAGTACCCTATTCAAGCTTTTCCCTATGCTAAATTGCTCAAAGAGAATGGGGGCAGACCCAAAAATGAACCAGAGTATGAACTTATAGACACCGGCATTTTTGACAAAAATGAATATTTTGACGTGTATGTAGAATATGCTAAAGATGCTATTGATGATATTCTGGTAAAGATAAAAGTGATCAACCGGTCTAATAAGCGAAGCCCTTTTCATCTCTTACCTACCGCCTGGTTTCGGAATACCTGGTCATGGGGACTTGATTCTTACCGTCCTGAACTGATTGCTGCCAAAGACAAAAAGCTGATAGCTATCAAATACAGGCTTCAGAAAGATGCTTATTTGCATTACGAAGGTGAGCCTCAGCTCCTTTTTTGTGAAAATGAAACCAACTGGGAAAAGTTGGAAGGTGGGAAGAATGAAAATCCTTACACCAAAGATGGCATCAACGACTATGTAGTTAACGGCTTAAGAGAAAAAGTAAACCCGAAGCAAGTTGGTACCAAGGCTTCCTTATATTGGAACCGCTGGCTTGATCCTGGCGAAGTGTGGGAAATACGCTTGAGAATGTCTACTCAAAAAACAGCCGCTTTTGAAGATTTTGATCAGATCTTTGCACAAAGAATCAAAGAAGCTGAGATCTTTTATAAAGATTTACAAAAGGGAGTAGAAGATCCTGACCTGCTAAATATTCAGAGACAGGCTTATGCAGGTATGCTGTGGAGTAAGCAGTTCTATTTGTATGATATCAACCAATGGCTAAATGGCGACCCCAAATTCAACAAGAGTAATCCAAACAGAAGAAATGGCCGAAATCACGGATGGCGACACCTGGTCAATAGCAATATTATCTCTATGCCGGATAAATGGGAATATCCCTGGTATGCCGCCTGGGATCTGGCATTTCATTGTATTCCTCTGGCACGCCTGGACCCTGCCTTCGCCAAGCGACAGTTATTGCTCATGCTCAGGGAATATTATATGCATCCCAGTGGACAGATACCTGCTTATGAGTGGAATTTTAGTGATGTAAACCCGCCGGTCCATGCCTGGAGTGCCTGGAAGGTATATAGTATCGACAAAGAAAAATCGGGTAAAGGTGATGTTGAATTTTTGGAGAAAATCTTTCATAAACTGCTGATGAATTTCACCTGGTGGGTGAATCAAAAAGATACCAGCGGAAGTAACCTGTTTGAAGGAGGATTCTTGGGTCTGGATAACATCGGAGTATTTGACCGCAGTCACGGATTGCCGGTAGGAGGAAGGATGGAGCAGGCCGATGCCACCGCCTGGATGGCTATGTACTCCCTCAATATGCTTAGGATTGCGCTGGAAATTTCCCAGGTTCGTCCTTATTATCAGGAAATGGCCTCTAAGTTTTTTGAGCACTTTCTTTCTATCGCCGGTGCCATGTTCAATATTGGTAAAGAAGGGGTAGACCTGTGGGATGAAACCGATGAGTTTTATTATGACGCAGTCCACCTGGAGAATGGTTCCACCCAGATTTTAAAAGTACGTTCAATTGTCGGCATCATTCCATTATTTGCCGTAGAAGTACTGACGCCGGAGCTTTTAGAAGCATTGCCAGACTTTACGCGCCGTTTACAATGGGTTTTGCGCAACCGCCCCGATCTGGGTTCGCTGGTATCCCGTTGGTACGAACATGGGAAAGGGGAAACCAGAATGCTTTCCCTGGTGCGGGTACATAGGTTAAAATGTATTCTCAGGAGAATGCTGGACGAAGATGAATTTCTATCGGATTATGGAGTGAGGGCACTTTCTAAATACCATAAATCCCATCCTTATCAGTAT harbors:
- a CDS encoding outer membrane beta-barrel protein, whose product is MKHILLLFFVTLAFNLGVSFAQGGKYGNHKSIFSSTQGFIGIWSGVNFSTPKISHSYSDFVLIAPEADILSDSKQYEGITTNLGSQMGLSAAFSFSKYLTIAFSPSYKTINYQYQSQFSWQDGENSNNYLELMYQHKQNLHYVSLPLLIRFSPAGKRFRPYLQAGGYYDRLLDAQKIVTTEGIDQASGGQVNFKEASQSTDISHLYIKSHTGILGGAGASYNLGTIIFYIDGQYRYGLHNIVSAKERFSGSRNIYGFGNVLDDLSIRNIEFSLGCYFPLKFLTKDFKPVIL
- a CDS encoding tetratricopeptide repeat protein, giving the protein MIKFTPFVLFAFFLCACGSSGTDEQMKDRTSEKDSIVTKPYEAISLLGDTLYTLELPKERQAQYDSALNIALNNYKNAPQNLENIIWLGRRLAYLGKYREAIETYTKGISLFPNSPELYRHRGHRYISTRQFDKAVTDLEKSALLAKSIPLTEEANGIPIPLPEDDRPTTLQFNIYYHLGLAYYLQGTYGKAAEAYEQCMEYAQTDDEIAATADWLYMSYRRLGEDEVAEATLAMIREDMDIKENEGYFERLLMYKGLVAPDSLLNIDSEVPLADRDLALATQGYGVSNFYLYNGEQQLGKQILEDIVEGRHWAAFGYIAAEADLARMKK
- a CDS encoding MGH1-like glycoside hydrolase domain-containing protein codes for the protein MSKDHLHNPERERVLSTSDNKTWKRFGPYLSERQWGTVREDYSDHGFAWGAFTHDMARSKAYRWGEDGIGGLSDNKQQYCFSIAMWNGKDPILKERLFGTANHEGNHGEDVKEYYYYLDSTPTHSYMKMLYKYPIQAFPYAKLLKENGGRPKNEPEYELIDTGIFDKNEYFDVYVEYAKDAIDDILVKIKVINRSNKRSPFHLLPTAWFRNTWSWGLDSYRPELIAAKDKKLIAIKYRLQKDAYLHYEGEPQLLFCENETNWEKLEGGKNENPYTKDGINDYVVNGLREKVNPKQVGTKASLYWNRWLDPGEVWEIRLRMSTQKTAAFEDFDQIFAQRIKEAEIFYKDLQKGVEDPDLLNIQRQAYAGMLWSKQFYLYDINQWLNGDPKFNKSNPNRRNGRNHGWRHLVNSNIISMPDKWEYPWYAAWDLAFHCIPLARLDPAFAKRQLLLMLREYYMHPSGQIPAYEWNFSDVNPPVHAWSAWKVYSIDKEKSGKGDVEFLEKIFHKLLMNFTWWVNQKDTSGSNLFEGGFLGLDNIGVFDRSHGLPVGGRMEQADATAWMAMYSLNMLRIALEISQVRPYYQEMASKFFEHFLSIAGAMFNIGKEGVDLWDETDEFYYDAVHLENGSTQILKVRSIVGIIPLFAVEVLTPELLEALPDFTRRLQWVLRNRPDLGSLVSRWYEHGKGETRMLSLVRVHRLKCILRRMLDEDEFLSDYGVRALSKYHKSHPYQYTADGQTHSVSYLPGESDSSMFGGNSNWRGPVWFPINFLIVESLMKFHEYYGESFRLEHPTGSGNFLTLDKIAQNISHRLIKIFTLGKDGKRVCFGDHKKFQNDPLFRDNILFYEYFHGDNGRGLGASHQTGWTGLITELIHMTEKKKAHP